The Nicotiana sylvestris chromosome 6, ASM39365v2, whole genome shotgun sequence genomic sequence tatgtaGAAAAAGATGTAATTTCCTAGTGAAAATGTTAATTTTATTTGTGTTGTTATAATATAGGTGTTATTCCTTATTTAAAATGCTAATTATGtttattttttgatattttagatgtaatttttatatattcaaATAAAAGACACCTACTAGGTTGACCCGaataaactcaaaaaaaaatcgaataaacgtTCCTTACAAATTTCGTGTTAGTCATTACAAGGTAAACATTAAAGGAATTATGGAACCCGCCACCTTCAAATTCTAGATCTGCCTCTGGGTTCGGGTGATATAAAATTAGGTGTACTTGTATGGTTACCTGATGAGCATTTTCTTAACAATGTGTTAGATCCCACATCTGTTGGGGTTGAGTTAGGCTCAaggtctatctgcatccaaccaaGTCTTTGACCATGGAACAAGAGAATTCTCACTACCGCTAGAAGGTCAGCTGGCCGTGAGCGTGGTGGGAACGGGCTTCCCAAAAAGTTAGCCCCTAGATCGGGGTCAGTATAGAATAAAGGGGACGACCCTAACCTTGCGTTGGCTTTGCCAGCTTATTGGGTTGCGGGTAGAGAAAAACGGACGTGGGGACTCGAGGACAACTAGCCTATTGGAAAAAGACTATCCTCCCGAGGTAGCTACTTGTTTGTGTTACGTTCATATAGAGCAACTAATATGCTTTTCCATTTTGACCCATCTTGACCCAGCCCATCTTAGCCCAAATACACTTTGGGCTGGGTTGGACAATGACCCATTTATTGACCTAACCCAATCCGCCCATTTGCCACCCCTAATGAATAGTATGGTTTTGTATAAACACCCAACACAAATAAGTTTTACCTTTGCTTTTTGAAGGTCTATGATACCACATAAATGTTATAAGTTTTTGGTAATCGACTCTATGGCACGTAATTCAAAGAAAAAGGTTTCATAACAATCCCCAAATAGTGAAAATCTTGTAATACTACTATAAGTTTTACaatatttaataatttaaaatacttGAAATTTTGTGTTTACTTTTAGGATGAGTTAACCAGATGTCCCttaaaggaaaataaaagaatttaaaaaaaaattgtgataAAAAAATCTCTTTACCTGAGGTGTGCTGGTGGGACGTAGCAAGTATCCGGTGGAATAGTTGAGGAGCGCATAAGTTAGCTTGGACACCATCGtcactaaaaaaaataaaaggaaccTCTTTTACTTCCCAAATAGTAATATTGTCACATAAAATGAAAAGAGGAAGTATAATATGATGCCTACCCTATCTGGTGTGATTGCGAGATAGTTAAAAATGTCCATGCTTTTGTTACATATCATCTTTGAATAACGAAACCGAAAAATTTTCTGGTATCATGCTGGATTGGTTTTCTGATGCTGGTTTGCAGGATATTTGTTCTGTACTTTTGTTACCGAATGTTATTCATTTGGCGTAGGTCTTAAAATGTTTGCTGGAAATGCATATGTGAATATCACTATAACTTGCCTCCTACTACATAGTGATGGTACTAGCAATATAATGCAGAAAGACACTGAACGAAAAAGAATATGATATTTCCTTAAACGGTAGATATGATATTCAACTTGGAACAAgggaaattcttttttttttttttttatttctaacaGTAACTAGCATTTTTTCTTTGGATATGCTAAGTATTAACAACAACTGGAACTCTTAAGTCTAAGATAAACTACCAATGGAAAATGCAGGCTTACTTTCCCACAAGAATTCTTGTAGGACATTGAGTGATTAACAAGTTGATGATAAATAAGcgtatttttctctcttttttcacattttaagagGCTGTTTTTGGgatttcaaacaaaaaaggaAGCAAAGCTAATTTTGAGGTTTAAGGATAAAACTTAGAGGGGTATAAGAGACAACTTGAATTTGGAATAGTTGTAAATGTCTAGAGTCTACAATCTGGAAACAACTCAATTTATTTTAGTTCCTATGTTATAACAGTTCGACCGTTGATTCGGATACGTATAGCACAGCTGAAAGTTGAGAATTGACGCTAACTTCCAAGGACGTAATATATCTGCATCCGTGAAAGAGCATCCTTGACAACTGTTCTAGCGTCTTGATGCTTTGTTATCTTTTCCTTGTGTTTTAGCTTGAAAAGACTCAGATTTTTACAGATGAGTATGCAAGTTTCTTGATTGATTTTTGCAGGCTTTAATGGAGTGCAGAAGTTAAACAAATTAAAGATGTTGGATCTGAGTTATAACCAGCTTACAGAAATTCCATCCCTCAGTGGCCTAGAATCTTTAAAGTTTTTGAGCTTTACGTCCAATTATTTGAAAAATTTGTCAACATTACAAGGTAATGAAGCAGTACCTTGTACCCTTCTCCCTTGTGCAGTTGTACTATTAGTTCCCTAATTGACTTGTTTGTTCACAGAGTTGACGACATTGAGGGGTCTGGAGATGCTTGACTTGGGTTATAATGATATTTCTGGTGAGATACCTCTATCTATTGGGGCCTTGACATCTTTAAAGAGCTTATCGTTaagaaacaatgaagtaaatgGCTCTTTTCCAGAGGAAGGTGTGCTCTCTTTGCTCTAGATACTCAATTTAGTTTACATTGTTATTCCAATATATGAGCTCTGAAGATTATTTACAATGGCCGGATCTTTATCCAATGAACATGCATCATAAGTTGCATTAGttattcatatgttttttcttaatttttttttgtatcaGTGCTCTAACAGTGTGCGGTTAGAGGCGactttttttgttaattttctcCCGGGGCTGGGCGTATTAAAGTGGATTTGCAGGAGATATTGGCGAATAGTCATGCAGTTAGGACTTCAAAAAATTATTTGTTTGAATCTTAAATTGGGTGAGATTGGTAAACTATAGGAGTTATCTTTGTTCTTCATGTTAAAGTTTTCCCAATAATATAGAGGTGAAGCTATCACTTGTCATGCCCCCCTACCTGTGTTTATTTTTATGAAGAAAGATTTCTTTGCTCTCATCTTTGTGGTCAATGACCATGCAATTTTTCACCTTTCAGGTTTATGTAAATTGCGAAGCCTTCAAGAGTTGGATATTAGCCGAAACAGCCTCAAAGGATCTATTCCTCCATGTATCAGCAATTTAACATCCCTCCGTCTCCTCGAACTTTCTGAAAATAACCTTGGGGGAACCATTCCTTCTGATCTCCTTAGGCTCAAGTCCCTCGAATACCTTTCTCTTTCTTTGAACCATTTTGAAGGGTCCATCTCCTTGAGCTCATTTGCTAACAACTCCAATCTTGAGGTTCTCGAACTTGATAGCCTTAACAATGAGTTACATGTAGACACAGAAAATACACCCTGGAAACCTCTATTTCAGCTAAAAGTCCTAAGATTATCGAACTGCAAAATCAATGAGCCGACTAGATCTATTCCGAGCTTTCTTTTGACCCAGCATGAATTAAGAGTTGTTAACCTCAGTTACAATGCTATGGTTGGAGAGGTTCCCACTTGGTTACTGAATAACAACACAAGATTGGAGTTCCTTAGTCTTGCAGAAAACTCATTCACGGGTCAATTTGTGTTACCTGCtgattttaaaaatcttgatTTGTTTTGGCTTGATATGTGGAAGAATGATATTCAAGGCCTGCTTCCAGCATCTATTGGCCATATTCTCCCAAATTTGGAGTATTTGAACATGTCTAGAAACTCATTTCATGGTAGTATTCCTCCTTCAATCGGCAACATGAGTAAGTTGTATTCATTGGATCTGTCGAGCAACAATTTCACTGGGGAATTACCTGAACATTTTTTTATGGGCTGCAAGGAGTTGACTGCTCTGAAGCTTTCACATAATAATCTGCAGGGCCAATTATTTCCCAGAAAATGGAACCTTACATCAGTCCGGTTATTGTATTTGGATAATAATCACTTTTCAGGACAGTTGTTACCTGGACTTCTTACAAGCTCCTCATTGAGCCTGTTGGATCTAAGCAATAACTTGATCTCGGGAAAACTACCTGATTGGATAGGGGAATTTTCTTTCCTTGGATCCCTTGTTGTATCCAGAAACTCGTTCAAAGGTCATATACCTACAGGCTTTTGCAGAGTAGTACAACTGATTAATTTAGACCTTGCATGGAATAGTCTTTCTGGTAACGTACCTCCTTGTTTGAATCTGTCATCACTAAGATATTTACACCTTCAAGGAAATAAACTCTCAGGATCTTTGCCGAGATCTCTCTATAGAGCATCTTCCCTTGTGACACTGGATATGAGGGATAATGAACTATCAGGGGAAATTCCAAAGTGGATCAGTGTACTATCAAATTTGAGGAATCTTTTATTGAAGGGAAACGGCTTTGTAGGTTCCATTCCTTTTCAGCTGTGTCAGCTTAAAAACATCAGCATACTAGATCTCTCTTCCAATAGACTTTCTGGTCGGCTACCTTCATGTTTGAAAGATATACCTTTTGGTCAGAAGAAAACAAATGATCAAACCTTTGAGACTGATGAATATGGGTGGAAAGCTTATCGACCCTTCAGGTCGTACGAATATCAAAGCATACTTGGTGTAAACCAATATGTTGAAGCTGGATTTTACTCATCAGATGTGGCAGTAGAAATAGAATTTATGTCAAAGAGTAGGTCTGAATCATACACAGGAAACATGTTGTATTTCATGTCTGGGATCGATCTTTCTATGAATAAGTTGGCAGGTCCAATTCCTCCAGAACTTGGATTCCTAAGTGATATTCATACTCTAAATTTATCACATAATCAAATGAATGCATCCATTCCAAGGACGTTTTCCAACTTGAAGCAAATACAAAGCTTGGACTTATCCGACAATAAGCTGAGTGGTGAAATTCCTTCGGATTTGGTTCAGTTAAACTTTCTATCAGTCTTCTCAGTGGCAAACAACAATTTATCAGGACGTACCCCGGATAGGAAGGCTCAGTTTGCTACCTTTGAAGCGAGCAGCTACGAAGGCAATCCTTTCCTTTGTGGATTACCTGTCGAGGAAAACTGCAGAAGGAGCACTGCAGTATCAGATCCAAATCCAGGAGAAAATGATCTGTTCAAAGATTCATTTTTGGCAACTTTTGTTCCATCATGCATTGTGGCATTCCTAGGAGTTGTTACTTTTATTTACTTCAACCCCAGTTGCAGAATGTTTTTTCAGCTTGTTGAAGCAAAACTCTTATCTTCCAGATAGATTTGCCTAGTTATTTACTGTACTTGATGAAAAAAGTAACTGAGTGTGTGCAAGATTATAGAAAGAAAATTAAAGCATACTACTTTTTATGACATATTTGGCAATTTAACAGTATCTTCTAGGAGATCTGTGTTTATTTCTACCCATGCATGTGTGAAAAAGTTATATTTCAATCTTCATTATACTGATAATTTAAAGGTGAGCTTTTTTTATCCTGCTTTTATTGTTTACaagaatctaaccaaaattatcTCTtgtagtttttgtttttgttttggaaGAACCAGTGTTGTCAAGGGCGCGCTTAAAGCGTGCTTAAGCCCTGAAGCGAAGCTCAATCGTTGAGCGCTTCGCCTTGCTTTGTGGGCGCTTTAGTGTTGCATCAAAGCTCTAAGGCATACTTTTCCTTGCCAATGAGTGTAATCTTGAAAAGACGACCttaaacaattgatatttcacCTTATCGTgaatttctttttcaatttctttgttcatatatttgttattcatgcttataatgattaGTCTTGGACTACATGCACATTTTTACTTTCGCACCTTTTTTCATTAAAGCCCACGCTTTATTTgcgctttgcgcttaaagccccaacAAAACCTTAGAGCTTTTTTGCCCTTTTAGCCTTTGATAACACTGGGAAGAACAGACTTAGAAGAACAAATAACCAGTGACCTTATGTTTGTTGCCAATCAAATCAACTACTGTCAAAGAAGCAATACTTTTTACTCAGATGACAGGTGACATCCTCAGGTAAAGCTGACAAGAGATTTGAGGTGTTCAATTGTTAAGCTGGAATTATAGAACAGGTGCTGAAGGCATTTTTAATGGAGAAAAAGATTGACATGTAATTGGCTTTCTTAGATTTTTTAAGGGGATATaatcttcatcttgcttcttgaCAGCTGATTAAATTCTAGATGTTGAGAACTTTTTACTATTGGAATCCCTTCGCCACTCGTTTAATAGCCTTGTGACTTGTGAAAAATAATACAAATAGATTTGTTTTCTCCTCCTTTTAACCATCCAAGAGTTAAATTGTAACAGCATTTCATTTGTATCaggtaaaagaaaaggaaagaagaaaagagatttTGTATGAGACAGCAAAGGATTATCAAGTTTCACTCAACCTGCTGTCTTGTTTCTCCAGCGCAATATATATCCAGTTGAAGATGTTACAATGGTACGTAGCTTTTGTTCATATTGCTTTTATCTCATCGACAGCCTGCAGAAATTGTCCTCTTGTGTGGTTTTAGTGTCTTCTTAACATTGCATAAAGCAGATTTTTTTGGTTACATTTACCAGTATTGTTTGAGACTGAAGCGTTGTTTGTTGTTGTATTTACCAGGTTGATCTGTGACTTCTAAGAAAGATTGGTTCTCATATTGGCGCTTGACACTGATTTGATTTACATGCTTTTGTCTTTTTGTTTACTTGAGCCgaaggtctttcggaaacagcctctctactccttcggggtaggggtaaggtctgcatatacACTACTCTCCCCATACCCCACTCGTGAGattttactttgttgttgttgttgttgctattttaaggagttaaagcatatatgtatattAATTTTTCACTAATGTTATAATTTTTTACCAGAGGTTTTTCCAGTATTTTTGTTGCTTTCAAAAGCTTGCCCGCCCCATCATGTCCCGTACTGTTCATACAAGGAGATAACAACTCGTGCTCGCTTATCTGTGAGTCTTTGTTGGAGTTGGCAAATTGCattcaggggcggatttaggggggcgcAAGGGTGTTCATCCAAacacccttcgccgaaaaattacattgtatatataaggcaaaatctattttttatctctatatattaagttttgaacacccttaatacaatccaaaagtgtagtttagtggtcaagggggttcaaaatctacataaggtcatgagttcaattccactagctacaaaaaaaaaaatttgaacccTCTTCGTGGAGATCCTGCCCCCGCCACTATTTGCATTTCTAGTTTCTATTTTGAGTTTTATGAATCTTGTAACCAGCTTTTATTGTGCAGATTGTAGCTATACATACAACTACTTCAAGGATTCTCAAGAGAATTGCAAAGGAGCTAAGGAGCAGAAAATCTCTAATGACCAAGGTTCAATTTGAATTCAATCACAAATCTTTCTTTGCCACTGCCATGAGATGTTTCTACTCTGCCATTTTTTTGCGTTGTTTTCCATTTCTGGTTCtttatatttatctttttttttgtcAAATCCAACAGTGCAGTATGTACCTAGCTAGGAGCAAATAATCTATCCTCGACGTATAATTTATCATTTTTAGAGCGCAATAATGTATCATAAACACAGCATACGAGGCTTTACAATGAGAGAATTGGGCTTTTCTGTTCTTCACCCTGCATTCCACATGTTCCTGCATATTCTTCACATGATTCAAACCTTCAAACTACCGTTTGGTTGTGGAAGTTCCATCCTGATTCTACTTAAAGAGAGGAGTGCATAAATTCTTACACTACGTCTATATTGAGTTAAGCGTGACGTTTGGTTCCTTGCTTCAAACATGACTAGATTGAAGATATTCTGCAAATAACGTTTGAATAAGGCGAAGGCCTTTTATCTTGTCAAAGGTCTCAAACTAGATAGTATTTGAGAGGAGATGGTTTAAAGCGGCTAAAGAAAGTGACTATAGCCAGAGGCGGATGTACCATTTACGATACAGGTTCGACAGAACTCAGTAACTTTGGTCCATATCATGTATTTGGTTGCTACTACATTACAAGTTTTATAGCTTAAAAGAAAAGTGTAATTTCATAGCTTATCAGAAGTAGTTAATAGAATATTTAAGTTATGATTAAGTTACAAAAAGATAGGTTCATATAACCTGTTTACTGGAGCCCTAAAAGGAACATGCTAAGTTTCTCATCTCTCTTTTGCAGGTTAAGTGGAAGAGATACAAACCAAACCTAGGGTATAAAGATATTGCTACTACATTATTCACCATGGGTTTGGGAGTTCGACAGAACCCAGTACTTTTTGAACCTCATATATAAGTGTGAAAAACGACAAGAGTAAGTTGCTCTAGTGGTGAAcaccctccacttccaaccaagaggttgtgagagTTCGAGTCAGGGGATGCCGAGGATCTATCGGAAACATCCTCTCTACCCCAGGATAAGGGTAAGATCTgtatacacactaccctccccaaaccccactagtcggattatactgggttgttgttgtatatttaAGTGTGAAAAACGTAACAAGGTAGATAAAGTTAGAGTaagatatatatatttcactATTTCAGACCTCACTTTCTCGATTCATAACCAAGAAAAGGGTAATCCGGTGCATAAAGTATTATGCGTTCATGCAGGATCAGATAAAGGGCCGCACTCCAAGGAGGTGTAAATTATGGAACCACAATGTCTACCTTCCACATCTCTTACTTTATTTCTCCATGATTGTGTAGTCATGTGACATTGCAGGTACCTAAAGGACTATGATAAAGATTCTTATATTCTTTAGGTCAATCCAAATCCTGTGGATGTACTTTGATCTGACATTTTATAGTATTTAGAGGAATCACAGCCTCTTGATTTTACCATATGGACCATTGTTAAAAAGGAAGACAATTTGAGCCAAGCATTTACAAAGAGGAAATCTAAGCCACTGTATTTTACTGCAGTTACAAAAACCTCCACAAACTCTTACCATATGGGGACATAATACAAGACAAAATCTATTTAATGTGCTTATTGTCATATGCTCAAGAAAATTTTTGGTGGTCCAAATGAGAACCCTATGGTTTACTATCTATTGAATATTGAATGGTTCATATTTCATCTATTATGACTATCCTTAGAATTACAGTAAAGTTATCtttgtgtgacctataggtcacgggttcgagctgtAGAATCAACCGCTGATGCTTACATCAGGgtaggctgcctacatcacacTCCTTGGCCGTGCGGCCGTTTTCCGATCCTTGCATGAATACGAGATGCTTCGTGCACCGGGATGCCCCGCCCATTATAAGTATCCTCACATTCTCAAATGCCCTTTAAGAAGTAGGAAGAAATCTTCTCAACTAATAGCCTATGATAACATTCTCAAATTGTAGTAAAACAATAGTGTGACTTTATATTCAAGGTTCATATTTTAGTCAAGTTAACTAGTAGATCGATGAAATTGCACCTGCATATTGCGTGCACCCAAAAAGTGGCGGAGCTAGAAATTTTATTAAGGtgattcaaaatataaagaagtaaaCAGACAAATAGTTTATTAAAATAAATGAACTTTTACTCACtattataataaaattataaaactatatttttttatcTCATTGATATAAATGAACTTTACTCGTTAACAGTAAAGTAACTAAATTATGTGCGTTTGCTCAGAAAATACAAAGGAGAGAAAATTATTATGTAGAATTTTGACTACCTGTATTTCATAAAACAAAAGACAGTTAAAAGGCATCTAaatgaaaccaaaaaaaaaaaaaaaaattaagggaGAAAAAATAACTACTAGATGCAATAAATTTGACTTTCCGGTCATTAATATTTACTGAGCAATTTACACATGTATAGTTTAGTTATTTTAAAATTTGTGACTTTATTATCGGTCGTGAGTAATATTCAGTTACTTGTACTTTAATGTGACAAAAATACATTAATAATAATAGTGTACAAGTAAAAGTGTACGGATAGAGTAATAATTCTATTTCGTaccttactttttttttttgtaataatgaaagtttattcttcatattatgGTACATGATATCACGAAACGACGAAAAACAATACAATTTATCCAAATATTATAGATATcaaaacgatacagtacaatacaatacggTATGATATATTACGAAACGATACATAACAATCATCCAAACGAAGCTGTTAATATTTATGACTTTATTATAGTAGTGAGTAATATTCAATTACTTGCACTTTAATgtgacaaaaaatattttttttcttttgccctttattttaattttttttttgtagggGTGGGTGAGGGGGGGGGGGTAGCCGACCAATCACATCAAGATGAGGAAAGCAGATGCAGAAGGTAACAAAATAATCCAGCCTCAAAGATAACATGCACTATCACTCCCATCACGGGTTGACACAAATATCTCCCAACATTGAAACAAAAACCTCATATGTTGAGTTAATGGATTTCCCTATCACACTTTTTGGTTCAGCTCGTTCGATCGAATTCAGTAATTTTTACTTAAACAATATATTTGTACTAAGAAATCcatttaatatataaaaaaaattcaaattcagAATCTAATTACTGACATTAAATATCGTTGTCCTTGAATTTAGAGCTCATAAAGTTTAAATTCTGAATCTCTAACGCTAATAATTCTATATGTATTTGTTGTTCTTGAATTTAGAGCTCATAAAGTTTAAATTCTGAATCTCTAACGTTACTAATTCTAT encodes the following:
- the LOC104240278 gene encoding receptor-like protein 15, which translates into the protein MFFGILRLWVLLHLANGSLGCWEGERIALLKLKDSFNYPNGTALSSWGDKEEKDCCKWERVSCSESTKRVTKLFLNRTRPLELRKIVDFSLETSLFLPFEELQELRLDSNGITGFNGVQKLNKLKMLDLSYNQLTEIPSLSGLESLKFLSFTSNYLKNLSTLQELTTLRGLEMLDLGYNDISGEIPLSIGALTSLKSLSLRNNEVNGSFPEEGLCKLRSLQELDISRNSLKGSIPPCISNLTSLRLLELSENNLGGTIPSDLLRLKSLEYLSLSLNHFEGSISLSSFANNSNLEVLELDSLNNELHVDTENTPWKPLFQLKVLRLSNCKINEPTRSIPSFLLTQHELRVVNLSYNAMVGEVPTWLLNNNTRLEFLSLAENSFTGQFVLPADFKNLDLFWLDMWKNDIQGLLPASIGHILPNLEYLNMSRNSFHGSIPPSIGNMSKLYSLDLSSNNFTGELPEHFFMGCKELTALKLSHNNLQGQLFPRKWNLTSVRLLYLDNNHFSGQLLPGLLTSSSLSLLDLSNNLISGKLPDWIGEFSFLGSLVVSRNSFKGHIPTGFCRVVQLINLDLAWNSLSGNVPPCLNLSSLRYLHLQGNKLSGSLPRSLYRASSLVTLDMRDNELSGEIPKWISVLSNLRNLLLKGNGFVGSIPFQLCQLKNISILDLSSNRLSGRLPSCLKDIPFGQKKTNDQTFETDEYGWKAYRPFRSYEYQSILGVNQYVEAGFYSSDVAVEIEFMSKSRSESYTGNMLYFMSGIDLSMNKLAGPIPPELGFLSDIHTLNLSHNQMNASIPRTFSNLKQIQSLDLSDNKLSGEIPSDLVQLNFLSVFSVANNNLSGRTPDRKAQFATFEASSYEGNPFLCGLPVEENCRRSTAVSDPNPGENDLFKDSFLATFVPSCIVAFLGVVTFIYFNPSCRMFFQLVEAKLLSSR